CGCTTACTAGTTGATGTCCCTCAAAGTGAGACGAGGACAGGTTCGGTGCTGGCTCCCTGCTGTGTGCTCAGCCCCCTGGAACACAGAAGTGGTGCTTAGTAAGCCAACCCCGTGGTggcttcctcttctccccttctgttcCTCAACTCCTCACTGCAAAGTGGACAGGCTCGGGGCCTGGGTCAGACAGACGTGAAGTCTagttccagctctgcctctctgtgacCGTGTGGCCCCAGGGGTGGTTGCCAGCTCTTTCCTCACTTCagatgttttttcatttttttttcatttatttttgagaaggtggggggaggagagaaaacacaagcgggggaggggcggaaagcaagggagacccagaatctgaggcaggctgtgctgacagctcagagcctgaaccacaagatcatgagctgagctgaagtccagtgcttaactgagccacccaggcgtccactccttttttttttttttttttttaattatttttatttatcttatttcacttaaaaccTCATTTCATACTCTGCAGCCAGGACAGATCTCGGTGACGACCTCACAGGGTAGCTCAGGGATTAGTGCTCGGAAACCGTAGGCCTGCTCGCTCGGGGCCAGTGTGCAGAACCAGAGATCTAAGTGCTCAGTGTTGGCGAGGAGGAGAGTCCGTCGGTGGCAGGGCCATGTTTCTTTCTGGTTCCACTCGTACTTGATGTGGGTCCTCAGACAAGCAACTTCACCTTTGAGCGGGGACTCTCCACTTCCTCTCCGGGGGATCCTTCCGTGGGGCTTCCAGCGCAGTCCCTAGCATGTCAGAAGTCTGCTCGTCGTGTTTGTCACTGTGGTTTGCTTTTTGCGAGCCCATCATGTGTGCCTCTGAGGACGCTGCCTGCTTGTCAGGTGGGGAAGTAGAGTGCCCAGGGACTCAGCGTTGTGGCCAGTTCTGATCCTGCCTCTGCCGCCCCCAGCTGTGGGCCTTTTTCCTGTCTGGGCCTCCGTTTGCTCGTCTGCTAAATGAGGATGGAACGGTTGTCCCTCCTTACGGGCTTGTTGGCTGGATTCACTGAGATCAGGGCCAGGCGAGTAGAAGGGGCCCAGTCCCCGACTTTATGACAAAGGCTGGTAAAGCACGTAGTGTGTGAGTCCCTGTGTTTTGAGACCACCTAAACTGACAGGAAGTGGCCAAACTTGCCAGTTCTGTGTGTTTGTTCAGCAGGCCTTTCAAAGCCAGGCCGACTGACAttccagtcctggctctgcccagcCTGTTCCCTCTGAGCTCAGTGTTCTCATTTCCAATCAAGGACGGCAGCAGTACCTGCCCTTGGGTTTACCCTGCCCTTGGACTGGGATGTTGGAAGCACCTGCCCCGGGCAGGCAACCCAGCCCGCCCTCAAGTTCAGCATTCTCTCCGCGTGCTCATGCCTTCCCCTGGGTCGCCTCCCTTTCTCTGCAGGGAGCGGGAacgcagagagaaggagagagaagaatgggAACGTCAGTACAGCCGGCAGAGCCGCTCACCCTCCCCCCGTTACAGTAAGTATCCCCACGGCCGCCGCTGGATGCCGCGTTGAAGTCCAGCCCTGGAGCCCCGTCCCTGGGCGTGTGTgtgctttgttctcttttctttccaggtcGGGAATACAGCTCTTCCCGAAGGTAAGCAAGCCAGCCCCGCTCCCTGGAACATGACGTCCCTGCCTCGATTCTCCATtccctctctgtacccctctGCGTGTGGAGGCTGGCCTGGTCCCGTTagcgtccctccctccctccgcagCTCGCTCCTGGTCACGGGTGCGTGTGCATGCAGTGTGGCTGCTTCACCCAGCCCTCACGGggtccctcctttctctctccaggcGCTCAAGGTCGCGATCTCGAAGTCCCCATTACCGACATTAGGCAGAAGTGTGggggactggggggtggggtgagggctcAGGCTGTGATGCTGCTGGTTTTATCtctaatgaaataaaatcactCGCTATTTAATTCCCTTTACCTGGCCTCGGTGTCATCTGTGTGGTCAGTGTCCAGCCACCAGGGATAGCTGGGGAGGAAGCTGGTTGGGTCTGGGGACAGGAGCCAACGCTAGGAGCCCACGTGGCAAGTCCTGCCCACACCCGGGTGTCTAGGTGGCGGCTCCTTGTTCATCAGAAGTGCTTCTGCTGCAGTCCGTGAGGGCAGGGGCACGATCAGTGGGGATCTGTGGGGAAGGGCCTGGACCGGGCATGTGGAGGACGGGCCAGGACTTTGCCCGGGGGCCTCTGGTGACAGGTCCGGGCTTCTCCCCACCCTCGTCTCGGCCCCTGCCCTGGCCTCGCCCACACTGGGAACCGGGAGCACGGCTTTCTGTGCCAGTCTTGCTGTGCCTGGGGCACTGGGGGCTGGcctttcccctcaccccctcactGCAAACCGGTCTGTCCAGCCGTCCACCCTAAAGGGGGAAGCCTCCCGCCCCACCTCCGACACCCCAAGGAAGCCAGAGTCCAAACGTGTGTGTTCTAGGCGGGAGGTTTACTCGCAGCAGAGCCAAGGCCAAGGTCGACAAGCACGGTAACGGTGGTACCAGGGACCGCAGAGAGGGCGTTCCCGCGCCTCAGGCGTCCCCGGCCACCTCGGGGTGCTTCTGCCGCAGGTGTTTGTCCAGGGTGGCGCGCAGGCCGAAGGGCACACAGCAGTGGGGACATTCGAAGCGGGTGCTGCCCGGCCCCAGGCCGTGCATGCGGCGGTGGCGGTTGAGCTTGCTGCTCTGGGCACAGGCGTAGGGACAGAGCTCGCAGGTGTAGGGCCGCTCGCCCGTGTGTGAGCGCCGGTGCACCGTCAGGTTGCTGCTGTTGGTGAAGTGCTTTCCACAGAACTCACAGCTGCCCCCGGGCCCGCGGCTCTTGACCGCCGGCTTTGGCAGCTTCTTGGGGGACGCTGGGCCCTTCGCAGGTTCAGTTCTCTGTTCCTTGGTGGTAGCTTCCCAACTGGCCCCGCCGGGGCCCACCTGCGCCCCACCACCAGGAGCCCCGGGTTCCTGGACCCCCGCCGTGGCGGCCGCTCCGGCGCTCTCGCCACTGCTGCGCAGGAGGGTGCTGGCCGGGGCCGCGGCGTGGGCCGCTGGCTCGGGAGGGGCAGTGGCAGAGGCCTGTTCTGGACTGGCCTTGGCCTTGAAGGGGCTCTGAGGCCGTGGCTGCCGGTGGGTCTTCTTGTGGCGGTTGAGCTTGCTACTCTGGGTACAGGTGTAGGGACACTGGTCACAGGCATAGGGCCGCTCGCCTGTGTGCGAGCGCATGTGCACTTTGAGATTACTGAAGGAGCTGAGGGTCTTCGCGCACACGGGGCAGGTGGGGCTCCGCCGCGGGGGGATGCTCACCCGGGGGCCCTTGGCCTCAGCTTCCGGCTCCACCACTGCCGACACGGCGGCGGCCACCTCTGCCAGGCCCAGCAGCGGGGCCTCCGGGGCCTCGGGTTCCGTCTGGTAGATGGACAGTCCGTGGTCCCACTGGGCATGGCGCAGCAGTTTCCAGGCCCCTGAGAACTGTCTCCCGCAGCGGAAGCAGCCCAGGGCCTTGGGGTCCTGGCGTTCTGCAACGAGAAGGGCCCGGTGTTAGATGGGGAAAAGCGACAGTTGCGACTCACGCCTGCCAGGCGGACACCTTCTGCGGGAAAGGCTCCACTCCGGGGGCTGAGAAGGCCCAGTAAGGAAGGCAGGCGAGACCCCCGTCCTCCAGAAGCTGATGCTCAGAAGCGGGCGGGCAGGCAAGTAAGGAAAACCTGCGGGGTGGATGGTGCATACCTGAGGATTTTCTGTGTTTGCAAGTCTTCACCAGAAGTTAAAGCGGggtgagggatggggtggggagggctgttTGATAGGAGGGAGTCGGGAAGGGAGAATAGGCAAAGACCTTTCCCCAAGCTCACGAGCTTAGAAGGGTGGAGTTGGGGTTTCAACCCAGAACCCTGGGGAGCGGGAGACAGATTTTCAAAGAAGATTGTCCACTTAATACAGCTTTTGATCACTGAGCGGGGTTCTGTGCCAGGCCCCAAGTTCATGGGTTCCATGCATGGTCTTCTATTCCCTGCCTTGCAGAAGAGGGGGCCGAGGAGGGAAGCAGCCACCCAGAAGTTGGGAGGGGTAGTGAGTGaggttccctctccctctgcgtGGACCCCAAATTAAGAGCCCTCCAAATGGGGTGTTTTCTCTAGACCCTCCAGGTACTATCAGTACCTTAGTCTTCAAGTCCTAGACAGTCTTGGGCGGGGTGGCTTTCCTGACGCAACACCAGGTCAGGAGCACAGATGGGGGCCGGAGAGTGCCAGCCTCTCGTGTCCACCAACTAGTTTTTAGGctccctagctgtgtgacctcgggcaagaaACGCTCCTCTCAGgccctgttttctcatttgttagaACACGGGGATTCTAACCTTCGAGGGGCGTTGTGACGTTGAACGGAGAACTGAAAGTCTTGGTCCATGTAAACCCTCAGTAAACATGAACTGCACTACACCCACATGGCGGGAGTGCCCACGCTCCGCCAAGTCCCAGCACCTGGGAGTGTTCCAGTGATTCCATCATAGCCCCTCCCTGGGCCACCAGGCCACCCTGCAGGCTTCCACTCTCTCGGGCTGATCCAGTCacagcccctccccgcccccccccccccccccccccccccggcccaggCCTGAATATAATTCTATTTCTCAAAAGTCCTAGGAGCACAATGGCCAGGGGATGAAAATTTGTAGGTTTAGATGCCCCCCACAGCCTGTGATGACCAAAAGCTTCCCGCGAGTCTAGTATCACGTCAAGGGCTTTCGTTCCCTTCTAAGAGAAGGAACCCAGGTGTCCAGACACCGAGGACCTGGCCCAAACCAGGGGCTTCCCAGCGGGCAGGGCTGGGAGATTCCATCAGAGAGGGAAGCCAGAAGCCCCTTCCTTGGCTCTGAGCAAATGCACCGGCACCTCAATCGGCACTAAtaatggggtgggagggggtggtaATGCGCACTTCCAGCTggcctcagcctcccctcccccaggccgcTGCCCTCCCCAGAGGTCCCCCTACTGCCACACTGGTCCAGCCACCTGGCCAGTTATTTCTGGCCAAGGGGAAGGAGAAGTGAAACCAgattgggggtgtgtgtgtggcaaatCCCCAGACCAGTCTTCAGGGGCTGGCCACACCCTGTGGGcggccctccttcatgcccagcccctgcccgcaccccccccccccacccccgccactaGTCCCAGCCCTGGGACAGGGCAGGCCCTGGCCACGCCTAGGCTGCACCCGATGGGGAGCGAGAAAGGGGAAGTAGTGCTCACTGCCCCGCCTGTCCAGTTCAGCCCCTTCTCCCACAGGAAGCCAGGCCCTTGAACTTGAGAGGGGGACTGCATCCCGGCTTGACTCACCTGAGCCCTGGCCGGGGCTGGGGCCTCTGAAAAGCTGACAGTCCAGCTTCTTGTGGTCCATGAAAGCAGTGATGGCTTCCAAAGGAAAGGTCTGCAGGCAGCGGCCGCAGGTCAACAGATCTGGGTGTTTGTCGGTCCAGGGCTGGCGGTCTGCTGGGAGGAAGCGGGTGGTAAGCGTCGGGTGGGGCCCggatgggggctgggggttcCGAGGGAGAGGGAAACCCCGAAGGTCAGAAAGGGGGCTGGAGGCCAGGACCCAGCAAGGGAAATAAGGCCGGGGGGTCGGGGGTCGGTGCCCGGTGTCCGGAGGAGGGCGTCCCACCCGAGtgaagggggagggaggcggggcaggggcagggggcgctCACCGCGAGGGTTGAGGATCAGCGGCGTCCACAGTGCCCACTGGTTCCGCGCGCCGAGGGCGTGGAGAGGGCTCCCGACGGGCACGGGGCCGGAGGAACGGCGGGGTTCGCCCTCGAACCGCCCCGGCGTGGGCACTTCCTTCGGGGAGAAGGGCCCCAGCCCCGGGGCCTGTAGGGGCCGCACGTCTGGCTCCGGCTTCATTTCGATGACGAGGTCCGGCATCTCCATCTCGTCGTCTGTGTTGGCTGCGGGCGCGGGGTCTACTCGGCGGGGCATGCAGCCGGCCTTGCGGCGGGACATGAGTCGAGGGCCGGGCGGGCTGGTGAGCGGGCGGGCGGAGGACGCGCGGGCCGTGCGCGCTCAGACCGAGGCGCTCAGGTGAGTGACTGCGGCGACCCGCCGCGAACTCTTACACGTGCTGGCCCGGCCCGTGGCTCCACCCACCGGGGCGGGACCTGGCGGGCGAGGACGGGGCGGCCCCCGCAGGGGCCCGGGCGGCAGCCAAACTCGATCAAAGACGAGCCCACTGCATTTTTCTTAGCGACCAAACCTTAACGACGCCGAGGTCACACGACCATGCACACAAACGCCCATTCCTGATGCCTTTTTAGGACCGGTGAAACTGAGGCGCAGGGTGCCTACATGCACCCCCGAGAGAGAATACGGCGGGGGCCACGTTTCGGTCTATTCCATTAAATGCGTTACAATAAAAACTCAGGgggcaaacatttattgagcactttgcACTAGGTTCTGTTCTAAGTACTGAGGGTATAGCGGTGAACAGGACAGCCAATAATCTCCTCTCACGCAGTATATTTGTTGGGGGGAGACAGACTCTCAACAAGATAACTGTAAAACGGAGTGCCTTCCAGGACGGCAAGTGCGATGGGGCCGAATAAAAAACTAGGAAGGGCTAGAAAGGGGCAGGGTtgccggggtgggggtgagggtggggcctTGGTCGGTTTTCTACAGGGGAAGAGCGTGGGGCACTTGAGCCCCGAAGGAGGTGAGGGGGCCGGCCAGCCTTGTATGTTCCAGAATAACAAGGAAGGGGGGCAGGGCGTGGGGAGAGGCGTGGGTGATTGAGTTCTGTGAGAAAACTGCCTTGGGGCCGAGGGGGGTCTTATGTCCACTTAAGGGCTTTGGATTTCTGAGACCAGCGCCTGCGGCGGAGGGCTGGTTAAGGCGAGGAGGGTTGCGGTTATATACATCTACTCTGCTCCTAAACCTGGAATCACTATAAAAACCAAAGAAGCAACTGTCTTCACCTCCCTCCACGCGGGCCTCCTTGAACTTGCCTCCGCAAAGCAGCTCGCTCCGATCACTGTTTGAAGTGGCATCAACACCCCGCCCCACCCTCCAACCCTtacaagtttccttttcttcctggcaCCGGCCACATCATAATAACATAGACCTATCTGTTGactgtcctctcttccctccccacccccacccaacacaAGCTCGCTGAGGTCAGGGCCGGGGTCTGTCCTCCCCTGGGTCCCCAGCCCAGCTCTGAGTGAATTGCACATGCTAATGTCCCAGGAGCACTGCTCCGGGCCAGAGGGTTCCTCATATTGTTATTCAGGTCTGAGCTCAATCGTCCTCCAGAGAGCCCAGGGCCTCCCTGGCCACTGTATCTAAAGCAGCTCCACCCTGCTCGAGGCCTTACAACCGTGACCTCCATCTGTCCTCActtcttccctgggcctcagtttccccatctattaCCTAAAGGGGCTTCTTCACTGCCACCTCCTTTGACCACCCAACTAGAGAAGCTCCCCTGACTCTACCGCCTGTTACcccattatccttattttattccttttgtatcACTCATCACAAGCCCTGCAGGATCTTGTTGATGTATTTGCTCAGGTATACCCTATTCTGCCCCTCCCGGCCCTCCAAGAATGTGGGTTCCAGAGGGCAAGAGTCAAATCAGCCTGGTTCACATAAATCCTGCTTGTTCATAGGTCAGTCAACACATGGGTATTCagcacattctctttctttttctttctttctttcttgtttgtttatttatttatttatttagagcacaagctggggaggggcagagagagggagagacagaatcccaagcaggttccacaccgtgggtgcagagccccatgcagggctggaactcacaaaatgtgagagagatcatggcctgagccgagctcaagagtcggacacttaacgggactgcgccgcccaggcccCTCCAGCACGTTCTTTCAACAGACCTCACAGAggggctgtgtgccaggcacgcGGTCTTGGGGATCTGCTGGGCCCGTGAAGCCCCTGGCTTATGGAAGAAATGTGGAAGAAGTGAATTCCATCTGAGCCCAGGGCAGTGAGGTTCCATAGCACTTAAAGCCAGACATTCCGTTtttcagggcctcagtttccccctttgTAAAACGGGGCGGCAGGGGGGACTGCTAGACAGGACCACCACCTCGGGTCCCGCTGCTGCCCTCTCCAAGCCTTTTTCCTGCCGTGTGGCTGTTCAAGGTTTCAAAGAGAGGAGCTGCGGTTTGGACTGCAGGTGAAGGGTAGGAGTGTGCACGTGTAGGGGGAGACCAAGCTCTGTCCTTAACTCAGCCCGGAGGAAGTCTCCTCCTCTCCGCACCTCAATTTCTTCTTCCCTAAA
The Lynx canadensis isolate LIC74 chromosome E2, mLynCan4.pri.v2, whole genome shotgun sequence genome window above contains:
- the ZNF296 gene encoding zinc finger protein 296; its protein translation is MSRRKAGCMPRRVDPAPAANTDDEMEMPDLVIEMKPEPDVRPLQAPGLGPFSPKEVPTPGRFEGEPRRSSGPVPVGSPLHALGARNQWALWTPLILNPRDRQPWTDKHPDLLTCGRCLQTFPLEAITAFMDHKKLDCQLFRGPSPGQGSERQDPKALGCFRCGRQFSGAWKLLRHAQWDHGLSIYQTEPEAPEAPLLGLAEVAAAVSAVVEPEAEAKGPRVSIPPRRSPTCPVCAKTLSSFSNLKVHMRSHTGERPYACDQCPYTCTQSSKLNRHKKTHRQPRPQSPFKAKASPEQASATAPPEPAAHAAAPASTLLRSSGESAGAAATAGVQEPGAPGGGAQVGPGGASWEATTKEQRTEPAKGPASPKKLPKPAVKSRGPGGSCEFCGKHFTNSSNLTVHRRSHTGERPYTCELCPYACAQSSKLNRHRRMHGLGPGSTRFECPHCCVPFGLRATLDKHLRQKHPEVAGDA